A stretch of Perognathus longimembris pacificus isolate PPM17 chromosome 1, ASM2315922v1, whole genome shotgun sequence DNA encodes these proteins:
- the LOC125343076 gene encoding LOW QUALITY PROTEIN: 60S ribosomal protein L5-like (The sequence of the model RefSeq protein was modified relative to this genomic sequence to represent the inferred CDS: inserted 1 base in 1 codon): MGFVKVVKNKAYFKRYQVKFRRRREGKTDYYARKRLVIQDKNKYNTPKYRMIVRVTNRDIICQIAYALIEGDMIVCAAYAHXLPKYGVKVGLTNYAAAYCTGLLLARRLLNRFGMDKIYEGQMEVTGDGYNVESIDGKPGAFTCYLDAGLCRTTTGNKVFGALKGAVDGGLSIPHSTKRFPGYDSESKEFNAEVHRKHIMGQNVADYMRYLMEEDEDSYKKKFSQYIKNKVTPDMEEMYKKAHAAIGENPVYVRKPKREVKKKRWNRPKMSLAQKKDRVAQKKANFLRAQERAAES, translated from the exons TGAAATTCAGAAGACGACGAGAGGGTAAAACTGACTACTATGCTAGGAAACGCTTGGTGATTCAAGACAAAAATAAGTACAACACACCCAAATACAGGATGATAGTTCGTGTAACCAACAGAGATATTATTTGTCAGATTGCTTATGCGCTCATAGAAGGAGACATGATTGTCTGTGCAGCATATGCAC AGCTACCCAAGTATGGTGTGAAAGTCGGCCTCACCAATTACGCGGCTGCCTATTGTACTGGCCTGCTGCTGGCCCGCAGGCTTCTCAATAGGTTTGGCATGGACAAGATCTATGAAGGCCAAATGGAGGTGACTGGAGATGGATACAATGTGGAAAGTATTGATGGTAAACCTGGTGCCTTCACTTGCTATTTGGATGCAGGCCTTTGCAGAACTACCACTGGCAATAAAGTCTTTGGGGCCCTGAAGGGAGCTGTGGATGGAGGCTTGTCTATTCCTCACAGTACTAAACGATTCCCTGGTTATGATTCTGAGAGCAAGGAGTTCAATGCAGAAGTTCATCGGAAGCACATCATGGGTCAGAATGTCGCAGATTATATGCGTTACCTAATGGAAGAAGATGAAGATTCTTACAAGAAGAAGTTCTCTCAGTACATAAAGAACAAAGTAACTCCAGACATGGAGGAGATGTACAAGAAGGCACACGCTGCTATCGGAGAGAATCCAGTCTATGTCAGGAAGCCCAAGAGAGAGGTGAAGAAGAAGAGGTGGAATCGTCCCAAAATGTCCCTTGCGCAGAAGAAAGATCGGGTGGCTCAAAAGAAGGCAAACTTCCTCAGAGCTCAAGAACGGGCTGCTGAGAGTTAA